The Achromobacter deleyi region TCGCCGCCACGGTGCAGATACCGGCGGTCCCCCGCGCGCGCTTTGCCGCCGCCGTCCGCAGCGCGCTGGAACCCTTGGTGCTGAGCGACCTGGACGCGCTGGCGATCGGCCACGGGCCGCGCGCCGCCGACGGTTCCGTGGCATTGGCCTGGTCGCCGCGCGTGCCGGTGCGCCGCGCCTGGGGACTGCTCAATGCCCAAGGATTGCGGGTCAATGCGCTGATCGCGCCGCAGACTCTCGCGCCCGAGACCGCGGCGCCCCTGCGCGATCCCGCCGATCCGCGCTGGCTGGCGCCCTCGCCTTCGTGGTCCCTGGCCATGCCGCAGCTGGCGCCGGTCCGCGTCTCGCGCTGGCGCCCGGTGTGGCGCTGGGGCGCGGCCGCGGCCATCGTCTGGATCGCCGGCCTGAACCTGCATGCCTCGCAACTGCGCGGCGAAGCCGACGCCTTGCGCAACGGCATGCGCGAACAGGTGCTGGCCGCCTTTCCGAGCCTGCCCGTCGTGCTGGACCCGGCGCGCCAGGCGCAGCAAGGCCTGGACGCGCTGCTGGCCAATCGCGGCGCGGCGGGCGCCGCGGATTTCCTGCCGCTGGCCCGCGCCGCCGCCCAGACCCTGCCATTCGCCGCCGACAAGGTGGCGCGCCTGACGTATGCCGACCAGGCGCTGACCCTGCAACTGGCCGACGCCGGCGCGCAGTCGCAACGCGTCGCCGAAACGCCGGCGCTGATCCAGCAGGCCGCGGCCCTGGGACTGAAACTCGAGCGCGGCGACACCGACAACACCTGGCGCATCGTGCGCAATCAACCATGAACCCGCTGCACCGTCTGCAAACCGCGTGGCGCTCCGCCCGCAAGCCCCTCGATCCCGCGCTGGCCCGCGCCCGCCAACGCTATCAGGCGCTGGCCCCGCGCGAACGGCGCCTGGTCGCCGGAGCCGCCCTGCTGCTGGGTTTCGCGCTGGTCTTCGTCAGCCTGATCGAGCCGCCCCTGAACACGGTGCGCAAGCTTCAGGCCGAACTGCCGGCGCTGCGCGCCCAGGCCGCCGCCGTGGCCGACCTGACGGCGCAGGCCGCGGCCCTGCGGCAGCGGTCCGCCACGCCGGCCGGCCCCATGCCCGCCAGGGCGGAACTGGCCGCCAGCCTGGAACGCGCAGGCCTGGCCGCCAACCTGTGGAGCCTGGGCGAATCCGACTCCGGCGGCGGCGTGGAGCTGTCGCTGGAGCAGGCCCCCTCCTCGGCGCTGCTGCGCTGGCTGGACGGCGCGGGCCGCGATTGGAGCCTGGCGATCTCGCACGTGGATCTGACGCGCGCGGCCAATGCCAACGGCCGGCCCTTGCCCGGACTGGTGAACGGCAAGGTCGTCCTGATGCCGCCGCAAGCCGCGGGGAGCCGCTGATGTCCGCGTTCCGAATCTCCCGACGCGCCGCCGGCCTGCTGGCGGCCGGCGCCTTGTGCGCCGTCGCGGCGGGCGTGGCCGTCCTGCCCGCGCGCTGGCTGCTGGTCCTGCTGCCCGACGATGCTCCGGTCACGCTGGCCGATGCCAGCGGCACGCTCTGGCGCGGCAGCGCATGGATAGCGCTAGGCTCCCCGGGCGCGCGGCGTGTGCTGCCGCAGGCCGTGCAATGGCAATGGCGTTGGGACGCGATGACGCTGGACATTTCGCACCCCTGGCTGCAAGGCCCGCTGCGGGCCCGCCCGGGATGGAACGGGATATCGGTGCCGGCGCAGTCGCTGCGCGTGCCCGCGTCCGTGCTGCCGGCGCTGGGCGCGCCATGGAACACGCTGGCGCCGCAAGGCATGCTGGAGATCAATTGGCAGGCGCTGCGCCTGGGCGCCGCGCTGCCGTCGGGGCCGGTAGCCGAACTGCGCTGGCGCAACGCCGGCACCGCGCTGACGCCCGTGACGCCGGTGGGCACCTACCTGCTCAAGGTTCAAGGCGGCGGCAAGGCCGGCGCCACGCTGGCCCTCAGTACCGAAAGCGGCCTGCTCAGCGTCACTGGCCAGGGCAGCCTGGGTAGCCGCGGCCTGAGCTTCCAGGGCCAGGCCACCTACGCCCCGTCCGCCAGCGAAGCGGACCAGGCCGCGCTCGACGGACTGATGTCCAACCTGGGCCGCCGGTCGGGTGACACGGTGTCGTTCGGGACGGGCAAGTAGCCAGGGCCCCGTGCGGGGCTGCTTCTGGTGTGTACGTGCCCTAGGCGTCGCGCGTCACGCGCACGATTTCCTCGGGCGACGTCTGCCCGCCGTCCACCCAGCGCTGCCCGTCTTCGCGCATGGTCCGCATGCCGGAGGCCGCCGCGGCGCGGCGCAGCTCGCGCTCGTCGCGCCCTTCGTGGATCAGCCTGCGCGCCTCGTCGTCCACCGTGAACAGTTCGTGGATGCCGGAACGCCCGCTATAGCCGGTGTGGTTGCAGGCCTCGCAGCCGACGGGGTGAAACACCTGGACGCCATCCAGCATGGCCGGCGTCTTGCAGGCCGGGCACAGTTTGCGCACCAGCCGCTGCGCCAGCACGCCCAGCAGCGATGAAGCCAGCAGGAAGGGCTCGACTCCCATGTCCGTCAGGCGCGTCACGGCGGACACCGAATCGTTGGTGTGCAGCGTGGCCAGCACCAGGTGGCCGGTCAGCGACGCCTGCACCGCGATCTGCGCGGTCTCCAGGTCCCGGATCTCGCCGATCATGATCACGTCCGGGTCCTGGCGCAGGATGGCGCGCAGGGCCAGCGCGAAGCTCATGTCGATCTTGGCGTTGACCTGCGTCTGGCTGATGCCGGGCAGGTCGTATTCGATGGGGTCTTCCACCGTCAGGATGTTGCTGGTGGCCGCATCCAGCCGGCTGAGCGCCGCGTAGAGCGTCGTGGTCTTGCCGCTGCCGGTCGGCCCGGTGACCAGCACAATGCCGTGAGGCTGGCGGATCAGCCGGTCCAGCTGAACCAGCACGCCGGGACTCATGCCCAGGCGCTCCAGCTGCAGGCGGCCGGCCTCCTTGTCCAGCAGGCGCAGCACCGCGCGCTCGCCATGGCCGGTCGGCAACGTGGACACGCGCACGTCGATGGGCCGCCCCCCGACGCGCAAGGCGATACGGCCGTCCTGCGGCAGGCGCTTTTCGGCGATGTCCAGGTGCGCCATGATCTTGATGCGCGAAATCAGCGCGGCGTGCAGGGCCTTGCGCGGCGACACCACGTCGCGCAGGGTGCCGTCCACGCGGTAGCGCACCACGGAATGGGTTTCGAACGGTTCGATGTGGATATCGCTGGCTCCGTCGCGCGCGGCCTGCGCGAACAGCGCATTGATCATGCGGATCACCGGCGCATCGTCCTGGGCGTCCAGCAGGTCCGCCACTTCGGGCATGTCCTGCAGCAGCCGGTCCAGATCGATCTCGTTCTCGGCCACGCCCATGACGGACGCGGCGTCTTCCGAATGGCTGTAGGCCGCCGTCAGCAGCGTTTCCAGCGCCTCGTCGTCGACCTGCGCCAGCGCGATGTCGCCATGGCAGCGCCGGATCTCGCGCACCGCCCATTCGGGGGTACGCGGACTGACGGTCAGCTGCGCCTGCCCGCCGCGCAGCGACAGCACCGCGCGCTGCGCGCGGGCCCAGGCATAGGGCAAGGGATGCGCACTCATTGAAGCGACTCGGGGTCCACCGCCACCGTCATCATGAGCGGCCTGGGCGCGCGGATCGGTCCGGTCCCGGCCGCGGGCAGCGTGCCCGGATACTGGCGCACGGCGAAAGTCTCCACCGTCACGGGCGGCTGGCGGCGCAGCGTGGCCGCCTGCTCTTCCGGCCGCAGGTCATAGGCATTGTTCGACACCGACGGCGCCGAACCCGGCAGCGGCAGCATCGGCGCCTGCATGTCCGGCAGCACCCAGTGATCGCGCGGCTGCACGGCGCCTTGCGCGCGGCGCATGTAGTCGTAGCGGTCCATGGTGACGCTGGCGCTGCGGTTCGCGTCGCGCACCACGTAGGGACGCAGGAACACCATCAGGTTGGTCTTGGTGCGCTTGCGCGTGTCGTAGCGGAACAGCGATCCGATCACCGGCAGCGAACCCAGGCCGGGCACGCTGTTGGAGGTCAGCGTCACATTGTCTTCCAGCAGGCCGCCCAGCACGATGATCTGGCCGTCGTCGATCAGCACGCTGGTGTCGATGGCGCGCTTGTTGGTCACGATGCCGGTGGTGGAATTGGAGCGGCTTTCGTCGATGCTGCTGACTTCCTGGTAGATGTCCAGCTTCACCGCGCCGCCCTCGGAAATCTGCGGCCGGATGTTCAGCTTCAGGCCGACGTCCTCGCGCTCGATCGTCTGGAACGGGTTGGTGCTGCCGTTGCTGCCGGAGGTGACGTACTGCCCCGTCACGAACGGCACCGTCTTGCCCACCAGGATGCTGGCCGACTGGTTGTCCAGGGTCAGCAGATTGGGCGTGGACAGGATGTTGGCCTCGCCCGTGTTCTGCATGGCGCGCGCCAGCACCCCCAGGTTGATGACCTGGTTGCCCAGCACGTCGACCGTGCCCTTGACCACGCCCAGGCTCATGCCCCCGCCCAGCGCGTCGATCGAGGTCGGGCCCGAGCCGGTGATGCCGCTGCCGCCCAGGTTCGTGCCGCCGACAAAGCTGGTGCCGTTGCTGTTGATGCTGCCGGCGCCGGTCATCCACTGGATGCCGAACTCGGCGGCCTTCTCTTCGCTGACTTCCACGATCAGGCTTTCCACCAGCACCTGCGCGCGGCGCTGGTCCAGCTGGTCGATCACTTCGCGCAGGCTGCGGTACAGCGGCTCGGGCGCCGAGATGATCAGCGAATTGGTCGCCGGGTCCGCCTGGATGGTGGCGCCGCCCGCCGAATACGACACCGCCTGCGTCGAATTGTCTTCGCGCGTGATGCGTTCCTGCTCGCCGGACAGCCCGCTCTTGGCCGAGCCCGACAGGCTGGACATGCCTTGCCCGGCCTGGCTGGCATTGTTCGTGGAGGTGTTCTGCGCGCGCGCGCCGCCCTGCGCCGCGCCGCCGCCGCTGCCGCCGGCGCCCGGGGCCGCGCCGGGCGCGGAGTTGGCCTGGCCCGTCAGCAGCCCGCCCAGCACTTCGGCGATGCGAGTGGCCTGCGCGTTGCGCATGTAGACCACATGCAGGTTGCCCGCCCGGTTCTGCTGCGCGTCCAGCTTCTGGATCAGGTCGCGGGCCAGGCGCGTGCGCGCGGGGCTGCCGGAGCGCACCAGCACGCTGTTGCTGCGCGGGTCGGCCACGACGGCGATGCGCTGGGTCGGATCGCTGCTTTGCGTGTCCAGCAGCTGCGAGGCCAGGATGGCGATGTCGGTCGCGATGCCCGACTGCACCGGCACCACGTCCGTGTCGATGGAACTGGGCACATCGATGCGGGCGATGACGGCCGCGATCCGATCCAGATTGTCGGCATAGTCCGTCACGACCAGCGTGTTGTTGCCGGGGTATGCATTGATCGGATTGTTCGGCGGCACCATGGGGCGCAGCACCGGCACCAGGTTCGCGGCGTTCTCGTACTTCAGGGGGAACACGCGGGTCAGCATTTCGCCGCTGCTGCCGCCCGAGCCCTTGGCAAAGGCAGCCACGGGAACGGGCGCCCTGCCGCCAGCCGCCGGCGCGCTGGACGCGGGCCCGGGGCCGCCCACCACCGCGCTGCCTTGCAGCTTGGCGTCGGCCTCGGGCACGACGCGCGTCACGCCATCCACGTCGACGATGGCAAACCCCTGCAGGCGCAATGCGCCCGTCAGCATCGCCAGCGCCTGTCCGCTGTCCACGGGACGATCCGACACCAGCGTGAGCTTGCCCTTGACCCGGGGGTCCACCAGGAAGTTGCGCTGCGTGAACAAGGACAACGCGCGCAGCACGGCGGGGATGTCGGTGTCGACGAAATTCAGGCTGACGCGATTGTCGGCCTGTTGAGCGTGGGCCGTGCTGGCGACCGGTCCGAGTTGGCTTGCCGCGAGCAAGATTGCAAGACTGAATTGCGCGATGTGACGCATGGCGAGTTAGGTGCCTGAGACGTGAAGTCGTGTGAAAAAACGTGAAAGCGCGTCGGAGTATACGGGGTGTGACTGCAACACTACGGTCATATTCGGAAGGCAAGGTGACGGGCTGGAAACCCTTTAAATTCGGGGCTCTTGGCGGTTCAAACCGGCGCGCGCTCCTTTATTACAACGATGCCTTCCTTCCGATACGAAGCCACCGACGCGCTCGGAAAAATCGTGCGCGGCACGATCGACGCCGACTCCGAACGCGGCGCCCGCAACCAGTTGCGCGGGCGCGGCTTGCTGCCGCTGTCGACCTCGCTGGCGGCGCGTGCCGAAGGCCTGGGCGCGGCATTGCGCACGCGCCTGTCCGACGCCGACCTCGCATGGCTGACGCGCCAGCTGGCCAGCCTGCTGGCCGCGCGCCTGCCGCTGGATGCCGCATTGAGCGCCACCTTGGAACAGGCCGAGAAGAAACACATCGCCGCCACCTTGGGCGGCGTGCGGGACGACGTGCGCGCCGGCCATCGCCTGTCCGCCGCGCTGGCGGCGCGGCCGCGCGACTTCCCCGAGATCTATCGCGCGCTGATCGGCGCGGGCGAGGAATCCGGCGACCTGGCGCAGGTGATGGAAAAGCTGGCCGACTACATCGAGGAACGCAACACCTTGCGCAGCAAGGTCATGACGGCGTTCATCTATCCGGCGGTGGTGGCCAGCGTCTCGGTGATCATCGTGGTCTTCCTGCTGGGCTATGTGGTGCCGCAAGTGGTTTCGGCCTTCAGCCAGGCCAAGCAGCAGCTGCCGCTACTGACCCGCGTGATGCTCAGCCTGTCGGACTATGTGCGCGAATGGGGCGCGGCCACCGGCATCGCGATCGCGCTGGCGATCGTGCTGTGGCGCTACACGCTGCGGGCGCCGGCGGCGCGGCGCGCGTGGCACGCCCGGGTCCTGCGCCTGCCCCTGGCCGGGCGCTTCGTGCTGGGCGTGAACGCGGCGCGCTTTGCGTCCACGCTGGCGATACTCTGCGGCAGCGGGGTGGCGCTATTGACCGCGCTGGAGGCGGCGCGCCGCACGCTGGGCAATGACGTGCTGCGCCTGGCCGTCGACGAGGCCGCGGCGCGGGTGCGCGAAGGCGCCGCGTTGTCGGCGTCGCTGGGCGCGCAGAAGGTGTTCCCCTCGCTGCTGGTGCATCTGATCGCCAGCGGCGAGAAAACGGGCCGCCTGCCGGAACTGCTGGACCGGGGCGCGCAGAACCTGTCGCGCGACCTGGAACGGCGCGCGATGGCGATGACGGCCCTGCTGGAGCCGGCGCTGATACTGCTGATGGGGGGATTTGTCCTGCTGATCGTGCTGGCGGTGATGATGCCGATCCTGGAAATGAACCAGTTGATCAGGTAGGGAAGATGACTGTCGCGTGGATGAGACGGGCCGCGTCAGGACGCGGCCCGCGAAAGGCTGGGGATCAGAGCGCCTCTTCGTCGCTCTCGCCGGTGCGGATGCGGATGGCCTGCTCCACCGGCGTCACGAAGATCTTGCCGTCGCCGATCTTGCCGGTGCGGGCGGCCTTGACCACGGCTTCGATGGCGGCTTCGACCTGCTCGTCCGGCAGCACCACTTCAACGCGGATCTTGGGCAGGAAATCCACCACGTATTCGGCGCCGCGATAGAGTTCAGTATGGCCTTTCTGGCGGCCGAAACCCTTGACTTCAGTGACCGTCAGGCCGCTGACGCCGACTTCTGCCAGCGCTTCGCGGACTTCGTCCAGCTTGAAGGGTTTGATGATGGCGGTGACTTGTTTCACGTTGGTCGTCCTGGTTTTTCGATCTGTTGCGGCACCCTGCCCCGGCGCCTGGCGCCGGGCAAGGCGCAATGAATAAGAGAATACCACCGGAGGTGGGCAGCGACGGCGGGAAGCTCCCCCGCCGCGCACGCTACGCGCGCTTGCTGCCCCCAATGGGCTGCCCCACCTTGGGGCGGGGTGGAGCGCCAGCTCCCGGTGTCAGCCCCCCGGCGCCTGGTCCGGAATGCGGTCGGCTTCGCGCATCCACACCACCGACTCGGAGTCGCTGGGCGCGCGCCAGTCGCCGCGCGGGGACAGCGAGCCGCCGGAACCGACCTTCGGAGCATTGGGCACGCAGGTGCGCTTGAACTGGCTCAGGCGGAAGAACCGGTCCAGGAATATCTTCAGGTTGCGCTTGATGGCGGCCAGGTCGTACTGGTTGCGCGCCACATGCCCGGCCTCGGGCCAGGCGCCGGACTCGCGGTCGCGCCAGGCCGCCAGCGCCAGGAAGGCGACCTTGGTCGGCGCAAAGCCGTAGCGCAGCGTGTAGTACAGGTTGAAATCCTGCAGCTCGTAGGGTCCGATGGACTCTTCGCTTTTCTGGACCGGCTTGTCGTCCGCGCCGCCAGGCACCAATTCGGGGCTGACATCCGTCCCCAGCACGTCCAGCAACACCTGCGCCCCGTCATCGCCCAGGCGGCCGGACTCGGCCACCCAGCGTACCAGGTGCGTGATAAGCGTCTTGGGCACGCTGGCGTTGACGCTGTAGTGCGACATATGGTCGCCCACGCCGTAGGTGCACCATCCCAGTGCAAGCTCGCTCAGGTCGCCGGTGCCGATGACGATGGCGTTGCTGAAGTTCGCGATGCGGAACAGGTGGTTGGTGCGCTCGCCGGCCTGCACGTTCTCGAACGTGATGTCATAGACCGGCTGGCCGTCCGCATAGGGATGGCCCAGATCCTTGAGCATCTGCAGGCAGCTGGGCCGGATGTCGATTTCGGAGGCCGTGCAGCCCACCACCGCCATCAGCCGGCGCGCCTGCTGCAGCGTGCGGGTGCTGGTGGCAAAGCCGGGCATGGTGATGGCCAGGATGTTCGAGCGCGGCAGGTCCAGGGAGTCCATGGCCTTGGCGCAGACCAGCAGCGCGTGGGTGGAGTCCAGCCCGCCCGAAATGCCGATGACGACCTTGGACATGCCGCTGGCCGACAGGCGCTGGGCCAGCGCCTGCACCTGGATGTTGTAGACCTCCTTGCAGCGGGCGTCGCGGCGTTGCGGGTCGGCCGGCACATAGGGAAAGCGCGCCACGCGCCGCTCGAGCGGCAGCTCGGCGTCTTCCAGCGGCGGATTCACGGGGACCGCCACGAGGCGGAACTTGCGGACCTCGTCTTGGTGGCGGCGGACGGACTGGCCGAACGTGCTCTGGCGCATGCGCTCGCGCGACAGGCGTTCCAGGTCCACGTCCGAGAACAGCAGATGGGAATGGCTCAGGAAGCGCTCGGACTCGGCCAGCAGCTCCCCGTTTTCATAGATCAGCGCCTGGCCGTCCCAGGCCATGTCCGTCGAGGACTCGCCCCGGCCTGCCGACGTATACATATAGGCCGACAGGCAGCGCGCCGACTGCTGCGAAACCAGCTGATGGCGGTATTCGGCCTTGCCGACGACGATGTTGGAAGCGGACAGGTTGACCAGCACCGTGGCGCCGGCCAGCGCCGCGAACGACGACGGCGGGATCGGCACCCAGACGTCCTCGCAGATTTCGACGTGGAACTGGAACAGCGGCAGCTTTTCCATCTGGAACAGCAGCTCGGACCCGAAAGGCACGGTCTGGCCCAGCAGGCGGATTTCGGTCGCGGCCGCGCAGTCGGCGGCGCTGAACTGGCGGGCTTCGTAGAATTCGCCGTAGTTGGGCAGGTAGCTCTTGGGCACCACGCCCAGCACCCGGCCGCCGGCCGCCACCACCGCGCAATTGAACAGCTGGTGGGCCACGCGCAGAGGCGCGCCCACGATGACGGCGATATCCAGTTCGGCCGTGGCCTCGACCACCCGGGCCAGCGCCGCCTCGCAGGCGTCGAGCAGGGCCTTCTGGTGAAAGAGGTCGTCGCAGGTGTAGGCCGACAGGCCCAGCTCCGGGAACGCGGCCAGCACGGCGCCGCCCTGGGCGGCCTGCCGGGCCAGCGCGATGGTCTGCGCGGCATTGAACGCGGGGTCGGCGACCCGGCATTCGGGCACGCCGACCGCGACCCGGGCGAAGCCGTGGGAATACAGGTTGAAGAACGGGTTCGACATCGGGTCTATCGCCTAGGATTCAACGGCTGGATTATCTCACGGCGCCCGGCCCGGCACGCCGGGAGCCGGCCTGGGACTGTTCGCACCGAAAGGCGCCTTCCGCGGGTGCTAGCGCGGCATCTTGCCGTCGGTCAGGCCGTGCTCGAGCGGCATGGCCGGTTCCCCTTGCAGGACGGGTCCCTGGCGGTCGCGCTCCACGGCCAGGGCGGTTTGAATGGCGTTCTCGCGCAGATAGCCGCCCATGGCGCCGATGTCGGCGCCCGAAGGCTGCTGGTACAGGCGCAGGCCCAGTTCCGGCAGGATGGCCAGCAGGTGATCGAAGACATCGCCCTGGATGCGCTCGTACTCCACCCAGGCGGTCACGGCGGTAAAGCAATAGACCTCGACCGGGATGCCCTCGGAGGTGGGTTCCATCATGCGCACCATCATCGCCATGTCCTGGCGGATCTCCGGGTTCTGCTTCAGGAAGGCCAGTGCATAGGCGCGCAAGGTGCCGATGTTGGTCAGGCGGCGCCGGTTGGCCGGCACGCTGGCCAGTTCGCCCATGGTCTGGTTGGCCTGGGCGATATCGTGGGTCTTGGCCTGCAGATAATCGTGCAGCAGGCGGAAACGCATCAGGCGCTGCGCTTCCTCGTCGGTCAGAAAACGCACGCTGGACGCGTCGATGCGCATGGTGCGCTTGATGCGCCGGCCGCCCGACTCGAACATGTGCCGGTAGTTGCGGTAGCTTTCCGAGAACAGCTTGTAGGTCGGCACCGTGGTGACCGTGTTGTCCCAGTTCTGCACCTTGACCGTATGCAGCGCGATGTCCTTGACGAAGCCGTCGGCGTTGGACTGCGGCATTTCGATCCAGTCGCCGATGCGCAGCATGTCGTTGCTGGTCAGCTGGGTGCTGGCCACCAGCGACAGCAGCGTGTCCTTGAACACCAGCAGCAGCACCGCCGACAGCGCGCCCAGGCCGGAGATCATCCACAGCGGCGAGCGGTCGATAAGAATGGAAAGCACCAGGACGGTGCATACCGCCATCAGGATCAGCTTGCTGATCTGGATATAGCCCTTGATGGAGCGGGTCTGCGCCCGCGTGGTGGCCGAATACGTGTCCTGCCAGGCGCTCAGCACCCCCGAAAACGCCACGAACACGCAGATCCAGGCGCCCGCGTGCGCCAGCCGTCCCACGATCGTCACGGCCCGCTCGACGTGCGGCACCAGGTCTATGCCTATCGACACCACCGCAAACGGCACCGCATACCAGAGGTTCTGGTATGCGCGGCGGCGCTGCAGGGCCTTGTCCCAATCCGCGTGCCCGCTGACCACCAGCAACCGGTGCGCCACAAGCAGCACGACCCGGGCAACGACCCACTGGACGAACAGCGCCGTCAGGATCAGCGCGCCGATCCCGATCAGCGTCTGCGCCCAGGGCTCCCGGGGCAGGTGGGTGTCGAGTTGGGTGACTAGCTCTTCCCATTCCAGGGGCATAAGGTCTCTGCTTTCTCTAAGTTCTTGAAACTAACCGTGGATTATCCGACAAGTCGCGCCCGCGCGAGGTTCCGGCCCCGCAAAACCGGGGCCGGCATCGCCCCCCGCGGCGCGAGGCCCTATAATTCCGCCCATCATGGCAAACACTCCCTCCTCCGATCAAAACCAGTTCGCCAATAAGGCGCAGGCCTGGTCCGCCCGGTTCTCGGAACCGGTTTCCGAACTCGTCAAACGCTACACGGCGTCCGTGGATTTCGACAAGCGCCTGGCGCGCCACGACATCCAGGGCTCGCTCGCGCATGCGGACATGCTGGCCGCCCAGGGCATCATCGGCGCCCAGGACCTGGCCGACATCCAGCGCGGCATGACGCAGATCCTGTCCGAAATCGATGCCGGCAGCTTCCAATGGCTGCTGGATCTGGAAGACGTCCACCTGAATATCGAAAAGCGCCTGGTGGAACTGGTGGGCGATGCGGGCAAGCGCCTGCACACCGGCCGTTCGCGCAACGACCAGGTCGCCACCGACATCCGGCTGTGGCTGCGCGACGAAATCGACAACCTGCAGCACCTGCTGCGCCAGCTGCGCCACGCGCTGGCCACCGTCGCGCTGGAAAACGCCGGCACCATCATGCCGGGCTTCACGCACCTGCAGGTCGCCCAGCCCGTCACGTTCGGTCACCATCTGCTGGCCTACGCTGAAATGTTCGGCCGCGACGCCGAGCGCCTGGCCGACTGCCGCCGCCGCGTGAACCGCCTGCCGCTGGGCGCCGCCGCGCTGGCCGGCACGTCGTTCCCGATCGACCGCGAACGCGTGGCCAAGACGCTGGGCTTTGACGGCGTGTGCCGCAACTCGCTGGACGCCGTGTCCGACCGCGACTTCGCCATCGAATTCTGCGCCGCCGGCGCCCTGATCATGACGCACGTCTCGCGCCTGTCCGAAGAGCTGGTGCTCTGGATGAGCCCGCGCGTGGGCTTCATCGACCTGGCCGACCGCTTCTGCACCGGCAGCTCGATCATGCCGCAAAAGAAAAACCCCGACGTGCCCGAGCTGGCCCGCGGCAAGACCGGCCGGGTCAACGGCAACCTGGTCGCCCTGCTGACCCTGATGAAAGGCCAGCCCCTGGCCTACAACAAGGACAACCAGGAAGACAAGGAAGGCCTGTTCGACACGGTGGACACCGTGCGCGACACGCTGACCATCTTCGCGGACATGGCTGGCGGCATCAAGGTGAAGGCCGAAAACATGCGCGCCGCCGCCCTGCAAGGCTTCGCCACCGCCACCGACCTGGCCGACTACCTGGTCAAGAAGGGCGTGCCCTTCCGCGACGCCCATGAAGTGGTGGCCCACGCCGTGCGCGATTGCGAACAGCGCGGCTGCGACCTGGCCGACCTGTCCACCGACGACCTGAAGGCCTATCACGCCAGCATCGGCGAAGACGTCCATCAGGTCCTGACCCTGGAAGGCTCGGTTGCCGCGCGCAAGCACGTGGGCGGCACCGCCCCCGAGCGCGTCGCCGAAGAAGCCCGCCTCGTCCTGGCGGAAACCGCCGAAGGCTGATTCCGGCCCCGGTCGCGGCACCCAGGCAAGGCCCCCATCCGGGGGCCTTGTTGTTTCTGGCGCCGCGTCCCCAATAAGGGACGATATGATTGCGCCTTTCCCGCATCCTGTTCCCGCCTCCCATGCTGCACTTGCGCGCGCCGCTCAAGC contains the following coding sequences:
- the gspL gene encoding type II secretion system protein GspL, whose amino-acid sequence is MKNTLRIALPELEEFGADSPLPYAWFDRRGRCARQGEMTLHALGHAYPQAACEAVLHPADVIAATVQIPAVPRARFAAAVRSALEPLVLSDLDALAIGHGPRAADGSVALAWSPRVPVRRAWGLLNAQGLRVNALIAPQTLAPETAAPLRDPADPRWLAPSPSWSLAMPQLAPVRVSRWRPVWRWGAAAAIVWIAGLNLHASQLRGEADALRNGMREQVLAAFPSLPVVLDPARQAQQGLDALLANRGAAGAADFLPLARAAAQTLPFAADKVARLTYADQALTLQLADAGAQSQRVAETPALIQQAAALGLKLERGDTDNTWRIVRNQP
- the gspM gene encoding type II secretion system protein GspM; this translates as MNPLHRLQTAWRSARKPLDPALARARQRYQALAPRERRLVAGAALLLGFALVFVSLIEPPLNTVRKLQAELPALRAQAAAVADLTAQAAALRQRSATPAGPMPARAELAASLERAGLAANLWSLGESDSGGGVELSLEQAPSSALLRWLDGAGRDWSLAISHVDLTRAANANGRPLPGLVNGKVVLMPPQAAGSR
- the gspN gene encoding type II secretion system protein N, whose amino-acid sequence is MSAFRISRRAAGLLAAGALCAVAAGVAVLPARWLLVLLPDDAPVTLADASGTLWRGSAWIALGSPGARRVLPQAVQWQWRWDAMTLDISHPWLQGPLRARPGWNGISVPAQSLRVPASVLPALGAPWNTLAPQGMLEINWQALRLGAALPSGPVAELRWRNAGTALTPVTPVGTYLLKVQGGGKAGATLALSTESGLLSVTGQGSLGSRGLSFQGQATYAPSASEADQAALDGLMSNLGRRSGDTVSFGTGK
- the gspE gene encoding type II secretion system ATPase GspE; its protein translation is MSAHPLPYAWARAQRAVLSLRGGQAQLTVSPRTPEWAVREIRRCHGDIALAQVDDEALETLLTAAYSHSEDAASVMGVAENEIDLDRLLQDMPEVADLLDAQDDAPVIRMINALFAQAARDGASDIHIEPFETHSVVRYRVDGTLRDVVSPRKALHAALISRIKIMAHLDIAEKRLPQDGRIALRVGGRPIDVRVSTLPTGHGERAVLRLLDKEAGRLQLERLGMSPGVLVQLDRLIRQPHGIVLVTGPTGSGKTTTLYAALSRLDAATSNILTVEDPIEYDLPGISQTQVNAKIDMSFALALRAILRQDPDVIMIGEIRDLETAQIAVQASLTGHLVLATLHTNDSVSAVTRLTDMGVEPFLLASSLLGVLAQRLVRKLCPACKTPAMLDGVQVFHPVGCEACNHTGYSGRSGIHELFTVDDEARRLIHEGRDERELRRAAAASGMRTMREDGQRWVDGGQTSPEEIVRVTRDA
- the gspD gene encoding type II secretion system secretin GspD, which produces MRHIAQFSLAILLAASQLGPVASTAHAQQADNRVSLNFVDTDIPAVLRALSLFTQRNFLVDPRVKGKLTLVSDRPVDSGQALAMLTGALRLQGFAIVDVDGVTRVVPEADAKLQGSAVVGGPGPASSAPAAGGRAPVPVAAFAKGSGGSSGEMLTRVFPLKYENAANLVPVLRPMVPPNNPINAYPGNNTLVVTDYADNLDRIAAVIARIDVPSSIDTDVVPVQSGIATDIAILASQLLDTQSSDPTQRIAVVADPRSNSVLVRSGSPARTRLARDLIQKLDAQQNRAGNLHVVYMRNAQATRIAEVLGGLLTGQANSAPGAAPGAGGSGGGAAQGGARAQNTSTNNASQAGQGMSSLSGSAKSGLSGEQERITREDNSTQAVSYSAGGATIQADPATNSLIISAPEPLYRSLREVIDQLDQRRAQVLVESLIVEVSEEKAAEFGIQWMTGAGSINSNGTSFVGGTNLGGSGITGSGPTSIDALGGGMSLGVVKGTVDVLGNQVINLGVLARAMQNTGEANILSTPNLLTLDNQSASILVGKTVPFVTGQYVTSGSNGSTNPFQTIEREDVGLKLNIRPQISEGGAVKLDIYQEVSSIDESRSNSTTGIVTNKRAIDTSVLIDDGQIIVLGGLLEDNVTLTSNSVPGLGSLPVIGSLFRYDTRKRTKTNLMVFLRPYVVRDANRSASVTMDRYDYMRRAQGAVQPRDHWVLPDMQAPMLPLPGSAPSVSNNAYDLRPEEQAATLRRQPPVTVETFAVRQYPGTLPAAGTGPIRAPRPLMMTVAVDPESLQ
- the gspF gene encoding type II secretion system inner membrane protein GspF, with translation MPSFRYEATDALGKIVRGTIDADSERGARNQLRGRGLLPLSTSLAARAEGLGAALRTRLSDADLAWLTRQLASLLAARLPLDAALSATLEQAEKKHIAATLGGVRDDVRAGHRLSAALAARPRDFPEIYRALIGAGEESGDLAQVMEKLADYIEERNTLRSKVMTAFIYPAVVASVSVIIVVFLLGYVVPQVVSAFSQAKQQLPLLTRVMLSLSDYVREWGAATGIAIALAIVLWRYTLRAPAARRAWHARVLRLPLAGRFVLGVNAARFASTLAILCGSGVALLTALEAARRTLGNDVLRLAVDEAAARVREGAALSASLGAQKVFPSLLVHLIASGEKTGRLPELLDRGAQNLSRDLERRAMAMTALLEPALILLMGGFVLLIVLAVMMPILEMNQLIR